The following proteins are encoded in a genomic region of Sylvia atricapilla isolate bSylAtr1 chromosome 14, bSylAtr1.pri, whole genome shotgun sequence:
- the ETF1 gene encoding LOW QUALITY PROTEIN: eukaryotic peptide chain release factor subunit 1 (The sequence of the model RefSeq protein was modified relative to this genomic sequence to represent the inferred CDS: inserted 1 base in 1 codon; deleted 1 base in 1 codon), whose amino-acid sequence MADDPSAADRNVEIWKIKKLIKSLEAARGNGTSMISLIIPPKDQISRVAKMLADEFGTASNIKSRVNRLSVLGAITSVQQRLKLYNKVPPNGLVVYCGTIVTEEGKEKKVNIDFEPFKPINTSLYLCDNKFHTEALTALLSDDSKFGFIVIDGSGALFGTLQGNTREVLHKFTVDLPKKHGRGGQSALRFARLRMEKRHNYVRKVAETAVQLFISGDKVNVAGLVLAGSADFKTELSQSDMFDQRLQSKVLKLVDISYGGENGFNQAIELSTEVLSNVKFIQEKKLIGRYFDEISQDTGKYCFGVEDTLKALEMGAVEILIVYENLDIMRYVLHCQGTEEEKILYLTPEQEKDKSHFTDKETGQEHELIESMPLLEWFANNYKKFGXTLEIVTDKSQEGSQFVKGFGGIGGILRYRVDFQGMEYQGGDDEFFDLDDY is encoded by the exons caaTGGCACCAGCATGATCTCGCTGATCATTCCCCCCAAAGACCAGATCTCACGAGTGGCAAAAATGTTAGCGGACGAGTTTGGCACTGCCTCCAACATAAAGTCAAGAGTGAATCGCCTTTCAGTACTGGGAGCCATTACATCTGTACAGCAAAGACTGAAACTCTATAACAAAG TACCTCCAAATGGTCTGGTTGTTTACTGTGGAACAATTgtgacagaagaaggaaaagagaagaaagtcaACATTGACTTTGAACCTTTCAAACCAATCAATACGTCGTTGTACTTGTGTGACAACAAATTCCACACAGAG GCCCTCACGGCGCTGCTCTCCGACGACAGCAAGTTTGGCTTTATTGTAATAGATGGGAGTGGGGCACTCTTTGGAACTCTCCAGGGAAACACACGAGAAGTGCTGCACAAATTCACTGTGGATCTTCCAAAGAAGCACG gcagaggaggtcAGTCTGCCCTGCGCTTCGCCCGCCTGCGCATGGAGAAAAGGCACAACTACGTGCGCAAGGTGGCCGAGACGGCCGTGCAGCTCTTCATCTCTGGGGACAAGGTCAACGTGGCCGGGCTCGTCCTGGCTGGCTCGGCCGACTTCAAAACTGAACTGAGTCAATCGGACATGTTTGATCAG CGGTTGCAATCCAAAGTGCTCAAACTAGTTGATATTTCATATGGAGGAGAAAATGGCTTCAATCAAGCAATTGAGTTGTCAACTGAGGTCCTCTCCAATGTGAAATTCATCCAAGAGAAAAAGCTAATAG GACGATACTTCGATGAGATCAGCCAGGACACGGGGAAGTACTGCTTTGGTGTGGAAGATACACTAAAAGCTTTGGAAATGGGAGCAGTAGAAATCCTGATAGTCTATGAAAACCTGGATATCATGAGATACGTCCTGCACTGCCAAGGCACGGAGG AGGAGAAGATCCTGTATTTGACACCAGAACAAGAGAAGGATAAATCCCACTTCACAGACAAGGAG ACTGGGCAGGAACATGAACTCATAGAAAGTATGCCCCTC CTGGAGTGGTTTGCAAACAACTACAAGAAATTTG GCACATTGGAAATTGTTACAGACAAATCACAAGAAGGATCCCAATTTGTGAAAGGATTTGGAGGAATTGGAG GTATCTTGCGGTACCGGGTGGACTTCCAGGGCATGGAATACCAAGGAGGAGATGATGAATTTTTTGACCTTGATGACTACTAG